gcagccttGAAGCTCGGCTGTAAACTGGGAGCTCGTTACACTGACATGCACTTAAACTAAATCACGGAGTGCGTCTCTAAACACGAGCGATAAACGTCAGGTTTTAGTGTCATTTCCCCGAATCAAAGAGAAACCCGTTTTCTCCAGCCGCAGAACAAAATGCACAGAGACCGAGACTGaggtcaccatggcaacacctgaacgcaccacaaCACGATGACATGAGAGAGgactgatgaaaaaaataaagttgatatCTTTAGAAGTGattgtacattttaaatatagttaCCTGGAACACTGATAACTGGTCTACTTGTGCTGAGGCACTGAGAAACTCTCAGTGAGTCTTTGTCCTGCAGCGATCATAAACTCAGGATCACAGCGTGTCCTCAGCGAGCAGCCAGAAATGAGTCATGcacatctgtttctgtctgcagattATTTCCTGATCGATGCTGcgtatttgtttctgtttgtctgtttgttctcGTCTGAACCTTGAATTTAAGGAAACCTGGTACTGGGACAGCAGCAACGTGACGGAGATGATAATGAGCGGCGTGAAGTGCACGGGGAGCGAGATTTCTCTGGGTCACTGCCAGCATCACAAAACCGTCAGCTGCCAGAAGTCTGCAGCAAAGTTTGCAGCAGGAGTCATCTGCTCAGACAGTGAGTGTCCACGCAGAGACATCCACATGTTTATGAGATTATTACTGGAACTCCAGTCTGATCCTGCTGTCCGCCCCCAGCCGCCTCTGACCTCGTCCTGAACGCGCCTCTGGTCCAGCAGACGGTCTACATCGAGGATCGGCCTCTGCACATGCTCTACTGTGCTGCAGAGGAGGACTGCCTGTCCAAATCTGCAGCCCAGGCCAACTGGCCCTACGGACACCGACGCCTGCtccgcttctcctcccagatcCACAACATCGGCCGGGCCGACTTCAAGCCAAAGGCCGGGCGGCACTCGTGGGTCTGGCACGCCTGTCATGGGTAATGATGTCTTCATTAATATGCAGCTCTGATTAGATTGGACTGGAAGATCAAGAGCTCTAACCCGTCACTCCTGAATAAGACccagagatacttgaactccttcacgTGGGGCAGCAGCTCGCTCCCAGGCCGGAGGAACAGTTCACTGGTGGAGAACCATGAACTCAGACTTGGAGGTCGCCTCCGTGCTGATGGTCAATCCATCAAACTGCACGTCCAGACCTTTGACTCTGATAAACGAAGTCTAACTTGTTGTGTGTCGTCAGTTATTAATGATTCATTAACAGCACGTTCTCCTCCACAGACACTACCACAGCATGAACATTTTCACCCACTATGACCTGCTCAACGCTAACGGTACCAAAGTGGCGGAGGGACACAAAGCCAGTTTCTGTCTGGAGGACACGGACTGTCAGGAAGGTGAGCGTGGTActtcagaaccagaaccaggagcCGGTTTGGAGATCATCATTAGACTGATGCACATTCATGTTTCTTCAGGCGTTTCCAAACGGTACGAGTGCGCCAACTTTGGCGATCAGGGCATCACCGTGGGCTGCTGGGATCTGTACCGCCACGACATCGACTGCCAGTGGATCGACATCACGGACGTCAAACCTGGAAACTACATCATGCAGGTGAGACGCTGTGTTCACTCACAGAGGAAACACTCAGCTCCAACAAGTCTAAAGAAGACGGGCAACTGTCCAACAGCAACTTTGTAGATAATTAGATTGAACTTTACTGAACATGAAGTAGATATGTACAACACCACAGAGAAGACTGCAGGGAGTACTCAGGAACTGTTTCCATGAACGGAACATCACACGTCGCTATGATGGAGCCAACTCCACGAGCTGGGAAGAAATTCTTGTGATTTTGAATAATTCCTAATCTGGATTATGTCACCAGTGTTAAACATAAATCCAAAACATATACGACAAAGAAGCTTCAGTTAAAGTCTGAAAGAGCTGGTACATGAGCTGTTACTGTGAAACACTGAACTGAGTCTGGGAGGGTGAACTGGAGTGAAAACCTGCAGGAGCTCGATGAGATGCAGAGCAGGTGAGCATCAGCAGGTGAGCATCAGCAGGTGAGCATCAGTGgtggtcggtcggtcggtcagcgcagacagacacagaacacagaggacaggaaaCACCCGGAGGACAGCCAGTGTCTTCACCGTCCATGCTGTCGTATTAATGATGTCACCTCTTCAGGTTGTGATCAATCCAAACCACGAGGTTGCAGAGAGCGACTTCACCAACAACGCCATGAAATGCAACTGCAAATATGACGGACATCGAATCTGGCTCCATAACTGTCACATCGGTAAGCAGCCGTGACCAAATGAAGCAGCAGACGTGAACGTCCAACTCAGACTCCTCTGACGCTCTCTGTCCTTTTACAGGTGACGCGTTCAGCGAGGAGGCGGAGCGGAGGTTCGAGAAATATCCCGGGCAGCTCAACAACCAGGTTTCTTAATCAGCCGTAATGTAAAGTCGGTTTAACGAGtaaacacacaccgacacacaccaacacacaccgacacacactcctgcagtGACGGAAGAATCCGGGCGATGTGTCGTACGTCTGAGTTTTTATACTTGAATATTCAAGTGCTTGTTTCTCTTCTCAGTCTGATGTGAGCTGATGCTATATTTTTCTAAAGTCTGTGTCTGACAG
This DNA window, taken from Larimichthys crocea isolate SSNF chromosome XXIV, L_crocea_2.0, whole genome shotgun sequence, encodes the following:
- the loxl3b gene encoding lysyl oxidase homolog 3B isoform X5, whose translation is MPGPMFMQSSGSKKKLKISNNVRLKGGSRLGEGRVEVLKDNEWGTVCDDRWNLQSASVVCRELGYGSAKEALTGARMGQGMGPIYMNEVKCLGVEKSVWSCPFKNITSEDCQHMEDAAVRCNVPYMGLENSIRITGGRTRYEGRVEVLSTDSNGTQSWGLICGETWTTKEAMVACRQLGLGYANQGMQETWYWDSSNVTEMIMSGVKCTGSEISLGHCQHHKTVSCQKSAAKFAAGVICSDTASDLVLNAPLVQQTVYIEDRPLHMLYCAAEEDCLSKSAAQANWPYGHRRLLRFSSQIHNIGRADFKPKAGRHSWVWHACHGHYHSMNIFTHYDLLNANGTKVAEGHKASFCLEDTDCQEGVSKRYECANFGDQGITVGCWDLYRHDIDCQWIDITDVKPGNYIMQVVINPNHEVAESDFTNNAMKCNCKYDGHRIWLHNCHIGDAFSEEAERRFEKYPGQLNNQVS
- the loxl3b gene encoding lysyl oxidase homolog 3B isoform X6, with the protein product MGPIYMNEVKCLGVEKSVWSCPFKNITSEDCQHMEDAAVRCNVPYMGLENSIRITGGRTRYEGRVEVLSTDSNGTQSWGLICGETWTTKEAMVACRQLGLGYANQGMQETWYWDSSNVTEMIMSGVKCTGSEISLGHCQHHKTVSCQKSAAKFAAGVICSDTASDLVLNAPLVQQTVYIEDRPLHMLYCAAEEDCLSKSAAQANWPYGHRRLLRFSSQIHNIGRADFKPKAGRHSWVWHACHGHYHSMNIFTHYDLLNANGTKVAEGHKASFCLEDTDCQEGVSKRYECANFGDQGITVGCWDLYRHDIDCQWIDITDVKPGNYIMQVVINPNHEVAESDFTNNAMKCNCKYDGHRIWLHNCHIGDAFSEEAERRFEKYPGQLNNQVS